A window of Chitinophagaceae bacterium contains these coding sequences:
- a CDS encoding TonB-dependent receptor, which yields MPKLSNHKGTQKKMHNKACIYLLISFLWLIIPQSLYAQTITVSGFVRDHSSGESINSAHVSDNYSGKGVISNPYGFFSLTLEATDSIELIITHIGYTPLVTKIDGKVSIRLELLLVPGILLETAKVEASREKSFEKRTEMSVVSIPMSNLVLLPALGGEPDLLKAIQLMPGARSGSEGSSELYVRGGSPDQNLILLDDAPLYYVNHLGGFVSSFNPDAVSSMTLTKGGIPARYGGRLSSILDIRMKEGDMSESQRKATIGFLNAKVSLEGPVKPDTSSYLLSYRRFLYDLITRPITKIVFDGTEFGYHFYDFNAKYNHKLGPNDRIFLSFYMGDDAFLIRMKDKDNEIDIESRNRVKWGNKLAVLRWNHIFSPKIFSNLVIAYTEYNHAVKQSFKEKAVDNQRHFFSSFSSGIRDLKSSFDMELFYKPNYKLRIGISSNLQTFTPGITLYELETENETIKSEFGNFKIAALDHAAYLENHFDIGKRFSANMGLRATLYSVDGSGFFSLEPRFIFNYMTSYNSSLRASWNRLQQNVHLLTSGGMGIPVDLWVPATPFAKPSIAEQWALGFAKNLKGKSVEISVELYHKKMDRLIGYKEGAGYSRSSLNWEDKIEVDGIGRAYGIEFLIQKTSGKNSGWLAYSLSRTTREFSNINSGRPFLFKYDRLHDVSIVWIRRISNRSDFSATWVYATGNAITLPEGRYYLEREHRSFPFDLHIYDGINTHRMRSFHKLDVGYNINWVKSNNRKRQLSFNLYNVYNRQNPYYYFLEEEKKHVINDDGTESVRSRTIIKQQSFFPLIPSVSYSFRF from the coding sequence ATGCCAAAACTATCAAATCATAAAGGAACTCAGAAAAAAATGCATAACAAGGCTTGTATTTATCTGTTAATTAGTTTTTTATGGCTCATTATACCTCAGTCATTATATGCGCAAACCATAACAGTAAGTGGTTTTGTCAGGGATCATTCAAGTGGTGAATCTATAAATTCAGCGCATGTTTCAGACAATTATTCTGGCAAGGGAGTTATTAGTAATCCTTATGGCTTTTTCAGTCTTACCCTTGAGGCCACTGACTCAATAGAATTGATTATTACGCATATAGGCTACACCCCTTTGGTGACAAAGATTGATGGCAAAGTATCTATTCGGCTCGAATTATTATTAGTACCCGGAATTCTTCTGGAAACAGCAAAAGTAGAAGCTTCACGGGAGAAGTCTTTTGAGAAAAGAACAGAAATGAGTGTGGTGAGTATTCCTATGAGCAATCTTGTATTGCTACCGGCTTTGGGTGGTGAACCCGACTTACTTAAAGCAATACAGCTTATGCCTGGTGCTAGAAGTGGCAGTGAAGGTTCCAGCGAATTGTATGTAAGAGGAGGAAGTCCTGATCAAAATCTTATATTGCTTGATGATGCACCTCTTTATTACGTTAACCATTTGGGGGGCTTTGTATCAAGCTTTAACCCCGATGCCGTAAGTAGTATGACCCTAACCAAAGGGGGAATTCCCGCAAGATACGGAGGACGATTGTCATCAATTCTTGATATCAGGATGAAGGAAGGCGATATGTCGGAATCTCAAAGAAAAGCTACCATAGGTTTTCTAAATGCCAAAGTTAGTCTGGAGGGGCCTGTTAAACCTGATACAAGTTCCTATCTGTTGTCTTATCGTCGTTTTTTGTATGACCTTATTACACGACCCATAACCAAAATTGTTTTCGATGGAACAGAATTCGGATACCATTTTTATGATTTTAATGCTAAATATAACCATAAGCTGGGTCCAAATGACAGAATCTTCCTTTCTTTCTATATGGGTGACGATGCATTCCTGATTCGCATGAAAGATAAGGACAATGAAATTGACATAGAATCAAGAAACCGCGTTAAGTGGGGTAATAAGTTAGCTGTTTTACGATGGAATCATATCTTTAGTCCGAAGATATTTAGCAATCTTGTAATAGCTTATACGGAATATAATCATGCAGTAAAACAATCATTCAAAGAAAAAGCTGTAGATAATCAAAGACATTTTTTTAGCTCTTTTAGCAGTGGTATAAGAGACTTGAAATCATCCTTTGATATGGAACTTTTTTATAAACCTAACTATAAGCTAAGAATTGGAATTAGCTCCAATTTGCAGACATTTACACCCGGTATTACGCTATATGAACTGGAAACAGAAAATGAAACAATTAAAAGTGAATTCGGAAATTTTAAAATAGCGGCCTTAGATCATGCGGCATATTTAGAGAATCATTTTGATATAGGAAAACGTTTTAGTGCAAATATGGGTTTAAGAGCAACCCTTTACAGTGTTGATGGCAGCGGTTTTTTTTCACTTGAACCTCGTTTTATTTTTAATTATATGACCAGCTATAACTCATCTTTAAGAGCTTCATGGAATCGCTTACAACAGAACGTACACCTTTTAACCAGTGGTGGTATGGGTATTCCTGTAGATCTTTGGGTTCCTGCTACACCTTTCGCCAAGCCTTCAATTGCTGAGCAATGGGCACTAGGTTTTGCCAAAAACCTGAAGGGAAAATCCGTTGAAATTAGCGTTGAACTATATCATAAAAAAATGGACAGGCTTATTGGTTATAAGGAAGGTGCAGGGTACTCCCGGTCATCATTAAATTGGGAAGATAAAATTGAAGTAGATGGTATTGGCCGGGCCTATGGTATTGAATTTCTGATTCAAAAAACAAGCGGGAAAAATTCAGGTTGGCTGGCTTACTCACTTTCACGAACAACACGGGAATTTTCTAATATTAATTCAGGAAGACCATTTTTATTTAAATATGATCGGTTGCATGATGTTTCCATTGTTTGGATCAGGCGAATATCAAATCGAAGTGATTTTTCTGCTACATGGGTGTATGCAACCGGGAATGCAATAACCTTGCCTGAAGGTCGGTATTATCTTGAACGAGAACATCGCTCATTTCCTTTCGATTTACATATATATGATGGTATAAATACACACCGGATGCGCTCTTTTCATAAACTTGATGTGGGTTATAATATTAATTGGGTCAAAAGTAATAATAGAAAACGTCAGTTATCCTTTAATCTCTACAATGTTTATAACCGACAAAATCCCTATTATTACTTTCTGGAAGAAGAAAAAAAACATGTTATTAATGATGATGGCACCGAATCGGTTAGATCCCGCACAATTATAAAGCAGCAAAGTTTCTTTCCTTTAATACCATCTGTGAGCTATAGTTTTAGATTTTAA